The Flavobacterium jumunjinense genome includes a region encoding these proteins:
- a CDS encoding ion channel → MAFYKFNKNARTDENTGFGTNASIYGGRFINKNGTANVVKRGVHFMNRTSWYHKMLELSHVNFLAVIFLFYFLINILFALLYYFVGVENLQGFRSSTSELINLGNAFFFSTQTFTTVGYGHISPVGFLASTIASIEALIGLLSFGIVTGLFFGRFSKPTAYIKFSENALIAPYKGGKALMMRLSPYKNTNFTDAEAKITLGMIVEENGKKTNKFFSLDLEMTKINTLTLSWTLVHPITNESPLYHLSETDFKNGEGEVLVFLKTFDDMFSGVVSVQTSYLFDEIIYGAKFDIMYAENESKTKTILHLDKLNSFSKYNFD, encoded by the coding sequence ATGGCTTTTTACAAATTTAATAAAAATGCTCGTACTGATGAAAATACTGGTTTTGGTACAAATGCTTCCATTTATGGCGGTCGATTTATAAATAAAAACGGAACAGCAAATGTTGTTAAACGTGGTGTTCATTTTATGAATAGAACAAGTTGGTATCATAAAATGTTGGAATTATCGCATGTGAATTTTTTAGCAGTGATTTTTTTATTTTATTTTTTGATTAATATTTTGTTTGCTCTGTTGTATTATTTTGTAGGTGTTGAGAATTTACAAGGCTTTAGAAGTTCTACGTCTGAATTGATAAATTTAGGAAATGCGTTCTTTTTTAGTACACAAACGTTTACAACAGTAGGTTATGGACATATTAGTCCTGTTGGTTTTTTAGCAAGTACAATTGCGTCAATAGAAGCTTTAATAGGTTTGTTAAGTTTTGGAATTGTAACAGGTTTGTTTTTTGGTAGGTTTAGTAAGCCTACAGCTTATATTAAGTTTTCTGAAAACGCGCTTATTGCACCTTATAAAGGAGGGAAAGCTTTAATGATGCGTTTGTCTCCTTATAAAAACACGAATTTTACTGATGCAGAAGCGAAAATCACTTTAGGAATGATTGTGGAAGAAAACGGAAAAAAGACAAACAAGTTTTTTTCTTTAGATTTAGAAATGACTAAAATTAATACTTTAACCCTAAGTTGGACATTGGTTCATCCAATTACTAATGAAAGTCCTTTGTATCATTTAAGCGAGACTGACTTTAAGAATGGGGAAGGAGAGGTTTTAGTATTTCTAAAAACATTTGACGATATGTTTAGTGGAGTTGTTTCTGTACAAACTTCCTATTTGTTTGATGAAATTATTTATGGTGCTAAATTTGATATTATGTATGCAGAAAATGAATCTAAAACCAAGACGATTTTACATCTGGATAAATTAAATTCATTTTCTAAATACAATTTTGATTAA
- a CDS encoding DNA-3-methyladenine glycosylase I: MTTKIRCGWCEKDDLYRDYHDNEWGKPVYDDPTLFEFLILETFQAGLSWYTVLSKRENFKKAFDNFDVEVIAKYNEEKIESLCLDTGIIRNRLKIKSAVSNAQAFIKIQKEFGSFSKYIWAFVDGKPIDNNPKSLSDVPATTPISDTLSKDLKKRGFKFVGSTVMYAHMQATGMVNDHIEDCFTRK; this comes from the coding sequence ATGACTACTAAAATAAGATGTGGATGGTGCGAAAAAGACGATTTATATAGAGATTATCACGATAACGAATGGGGAAAACCAGTATATGATGATCCAACACTATTCGAATTCTTAATTCTTGAAACTTTCCAAGCTGGGTTAAGCTGGTATACGGTTTTATCAAAAAGAGAAAATTTCAAAAAAGCATTCGATAATTTTGATGTAGAAGTTATTGCAAAATACAATGAGGAAAAAATTGAATCTTTGTGTTTGGATACTGGAATAATTAGAAATCGATTAAAGATAAAATCGGCAGTTTCAAACGCGCAAGCATTTATAAAAATTCAAAAAGAATTTGGTAGTTTTTCAAAATATATTTGGGCATTTGTTGACGGCAAGCCAATAGACAACAATCCAAAAAGCTTGAGTGATGTTCCAGCAACGACTCCAATATCTGATACGTTAAGTAAAGATTTAAAAAAGAGAGGATTCAAATTTGTGGGTTCGACAGTTATGTATGCACACATGCAAGCCACAGGAATGGTTAACGATCATATTGAAGATTGTTTCACAAGAAAATAA